Proteins from one Malania oleifera isolate guangnan ecotype guangnan chromosome 4, ASM2987363v1, whole genome shotgun sequence genomic window:
- the LOC131153204 gene encoding uncharacterized protein LOC131153204 isoform X1: protein MFSPLNPDSPIHKTLFLILILLLPPLHALPPPFPLPINATCAPTCGQIPVKFPFGTRPGCGHPDFSRYIKCTSGSLHFSTGSGVYTVSSIDYSSNTLIVSDPLMSTCSSMQNSGSFSLDRSSPFTVSPDDVFVLLGCSTSSPVFDPDEDLCRGGSGSRACEGMYSCKGVAGIGLGPNAPISTCCVYAMPAGVGSGYRVDLPKLQCVSYAAIYSFGSDEGDPMKWKFGISLEFNNSYGTAACRDCEASGGACGYDGLDEAFACICGSGLNSTTNCFGRGYSWSGTWGGRVPAKMSRGGTISFRINYLFVFCSLYLHESLLLPETFATCARACHHPNTPGLPKEMVPSLHF from the exons ATGTTCTCTCCCTTAAACCCTGATTCTCCCATCCACAAGACCCTCTTCCTCATCCTCATCCTACTCCTTCCTCCCCTCCACGCTCTCCCCCCACCCTTTCCCCTCCCCATCAACGCTACCTGCGCCCCAACCTGCGGCCAAATCCCCGTCAAGTTCCCCTTCGGCACCCGACCCGGCTGCGGCCACCCGGACTTCTCCCGCTACATCAAGTGCACGTCCGGGTCGCTCCATTTCTCCACCGGCTCCGGCGTCTACACTGTCTCCTCCATTGACTACTCTTCCAACACACTCATCGTCTCAGACCCCCTCATGTCCACCTGCTCTTCCATGCAGAACTCCGGCAGCTTCAGCCTCGACCGGTCCAGCCCGTTTACCGTGTCGCCCGATGACGTCTTCGTCCTCCTCGGGTGCTCCACCTCGTCGCCCGTGTTCGACCCGGACGAGGACCTGTGCCGGGGCGGATCTGGCTCCCGCGCCTGCGAAGGGATGTACTCGTGCAAGGGCGTGGCGGGGATCGGGTTGGGACCCAACGCCCCGATCTCTACGTGCTGCGTCTATGCAATGCCGGCGGGCGTCGGATCGGGTTACAGGGTGGATCTTCCGAAGCTGCAGTGCGTGTCGTATGCGGCCATATACAGTTTCGGGTCGGACGAGGGGGATCCGATGAAGTGGAAGTTCGGGATATCTTTGGAGTTTAATAACTCGTACGGCACGGCGGCGTGCCGCGATTGCGAAGCGAGCGGCGGCGCGTGCGGGTACGACGGGCTGGATGAGGCGTTTGCTTGCATTTGTGGGAGTGGCCTCAACAGCACCACCAATTGCTTTGGCCGAG GGTATTCTTGGAGTGGGACATGGGGAGGCCGAGTGCCAGCCAAGATGAGCAGAGGAGGTACAATTTCATTTCGAATCAATTATCTTTTTGTCTTTTGCTCCCTTTATTTACATGAAAGTCTTCTTTTGCCCGAGACTTTTGCTACCTGTGCACGGGCCTGTCATCATCCCAACACACCAGGTCTCCCGAAAGAAATGGTGCCAAGCCTTCATTTCTAA
- the LOC131153352 gene encoding probable inactive purple acid phosphatase 1: MRVLGFFLLAILWVLASFKQARSHGNQQPLSKIAIHKAVFAPHDIAYVKASPAILGLKGQNTEWVTLEYSYPDASIDDWIGVFSPANFSASLCPAENIRVSPPLLCSAPIKYQYANYTSPDYANTGKGSLKLQLINQRSDFSFALFSGGLVNPKMVAVSNTIAFANPNAPVYPRLAQGKIWNEMTVTWTSGYGINEAEPFVEWGPRGADQKRSPAGTLTFDRNSMCGAPARTVGWRDPGFIHTSFLKELWPNSVYTYKLGHRLFNGTFIWSQIYQFRASPYPGQNSLQRVVIFGDMGKDEVDGSNEYHNYQRGSLNTTKQLIKDLKNIDIVFHIGDICYANGYLSQWDQFTSQIEPIASTVPYMIASGNHERDWPGTGSFYGNMDSGGECGVLAETMFYAPAENRAKFWYSIDYGMFRFCIADTEHDWREGTEQYKFIEHCLASVDRQKQPWLIFLAHRVLGYSSSLYYAIEGSFAEPMGRESLQKLWQKYKVDIAVFGHVHNYERICPIYQNICTNEEKRYYKGTLNGTIHVVAGGGGASLSNFTTLQTKWSYFRDCDYGFVKLTAFDHSNLLFEYKKSRDGKVYDSFRISRDYREILACTVDSCPGSTLAT; the protein is encoded by the exons ATGAGAGTTTTGGGGTTTTTTTTGTTGGCAATTTTGTGGGTTCTTGCAAGCTTCAAGCAGGCAAGATCACATGGAAATCAGCAGCCACTCTCAAAAATTGCCATTCACAAGGCAGTCTTTGCTCCTCATGACATTGCCTATGTCAAAGCATCTCCTGCAATTCTTGGATTGAAG GGGCAAAATACAGAATGGGTGACTCTGGAGTATAGCTATCCAGATGCTTCAATTGATGATTGGATTGGGGTGTTTTCTCCTGCCAATTTCAG TGCTTCTCTCTGCCCTGCTGAAAATATAAGAGTTAGTCCACCACTATTATGTTCTGCACCTATTAAG TATCAATATGCAAATTACACCAGTCCAGACTACGCAAATACGGGAAAAGGGTCCTTGAAGCTGCAATTGATTAACCAGAGATCAGACTTCTCCTTTGCACTATTTTCTGGTGGACTAGTGAAT CCAAAGATGGTGGCAGTATCAAATACAATAGCGTTTGCAAATCCCAATGCACCAGTTTACCCACGCTTGGctcaaggaaaaatatggaacGAA ATGACTGTGACATGGACAAGTGGATATGGAATTAATGAAGCAGAACCTTTTGTTGAATGGGGTCCACGAGGAGCAGACCAAAAGCGTTCCCCAGCAGGGACTCTGACTTTTGACCGTAACAGCATGTGCG GTGCTCCTGCAAGGACAGTGGGATGGCGTGATCCTGGATTCATTCACACTAGTTTTCTAAAGGAATTGTGGCCCAACTCAGT GTATACCTACAAGCTGGGGCACAGATTGTTCAATGGTACATTTATATGGAGTCAGATATACCAGTTTAGGGCATCTCCTTATCCTGGTCAAAACTCTCTACAACGTGTAGTTATCTTTGGTGATATGGGAAAG GATGAGGTTGATGGCTCCAATGAATATCATAATTATCAACGTGGTTCTCTTAACACTACCAAGCAGCTCATTAAAGACTTGAAGAACATTGATATAGTCTTTCACATTGGGGATATTTGTTATGCAAATGGGTATCTTTCACAGTGGGATCAATTTACTTCGCAGATAGAGCCTATTGCCTCAACTGTGCCTTATATGATTGCAAG TGGTAACCATGAGCGTGACTGGCCCGGAACAGGATCTTTCTATGGGAACATGGATTCGGGAGGTGAATGTGGTGTATTGGCTGAGACTATGTTTTATGCTCCTGCTGAGAACAGGGCTAAATTTTG GTATTCCATTGACTATGGCATGTTCCGATTTTGCATTGCTGATACAGAACATGATTGGAGAGAGGGAACTGAGCAATACAAGTTCATTGAACACTGCCTAGCTTCCGTTGATAGGCAGAAGCAACCATGGTTGATCTTCCTTGCACATCGAGTATTGggttattcttcttctttatattATGCTATAGAAGGATCATTTGCAGAACCTATGGGGAGGGAAAGCCTTCAAAAACTTTGGCAGAAGTACAAGGTTGACATAGCCGTCTTTGGGCATGTGCACAATTACGAAAGGATTTGCCCCATTTACCAG AACATCTGCACAAACGAAGAGAAACGCTATTACAAGGGCACCTTGAATGGGACAATACATGTGGTTGCTGGAGGTGGAGGAGCAAGCCTTTCAAATTTCACCACCCTGCAGACCAAGTGGAGTTATTTTAGAGACTGTGACTATGGGTTTGTAAAGCTTACAGCATTTGACCACTCAAACCTATTGTTCGAGTACAAGAAGAGCAGGGACGGAAAGGTTTATGACTCTTTCAGAATATCTCGTGATTACAGGGAGATCTTAGCCTGCACAGTGGATAGTTGCCCAGGTTCAACTTTGGCAACTTAA
- the LOC131153204 gene encoding wall-associated receptor kinase-like 20 isoform X2 has protein sequence MFSPLNPDSPIHKTLFLILILLLPPLHALPPPFPLPINATCAPTCGQIPVKFPFGTRPGCGHPDFSRYIKCTSGSLHFSTGSGVYTVSSIDYSSNTLIVSDPLMSTCSSMQNSGSFSLDRSSPFTVSPDDVFVLLGCSTSSPVFDPDEDLCRGGSGSRACEGMYSCKGVAGIGLGPNAPISTCCVYAMPAGVGSGYRVDLPKLQCVSYAAIYSFGSDEGDPMKWKFGISLEFNNSYGTAACRDCEASGGACGYDGLDEAFACICGSGLNSTTNCFGRGYSWSGTWGGRVPAKMSRGGYLLLWMVLLILSR, from the exons ATGTTCTCTCCCTTAAACCCTGATTCTCCCATCCACAAGACCCTCTTCCTCATCCTCATCCTACTCCTTCCTCCCCTCCACGCTCTCCCCCCACCCTTTCCCCTCCCCATCAACGCTACCTGCGCCCCAACCTGCGGCCAAATCCCCGTCAAGTTCCCCTTCGGCACCCGACCCGGCTGCGGCCACCCGGACTTCTCCCGCTACATCAAGTGCACGTCCGGGTCGCTCCATTTCTCCACCGGCTCCGGCGTCTACACTGTCTCCTCCATTGACTACTCTTCCAACACACTCATCGTCTCAGACCCCCTCATGTCCACCTGCTCTTCCATGCAGAACTCCGGCAGCTTCAGCCTCGACCGGTCCAGCCCGTTTACCGTGTCGCCCGATGACGTCTTCGTCCTCCTCGGGTGCTCCACCTCGTCGCCCGTGTTCGACCCGGACGAGGACCTGTGCCGGGGCGGATCTGGCTCCCGCGCCTGCGAAGGGATGTACTCGTGCAAGGGCGTGGCGGGGATCGGGTTGGGACCCAACGCCCCGATCTCTACGTGCTGCGTCTATGCAATGCCGGCGGGCGTCGGATCGGGTTACAGGGTGGATCTTCCGAAGCTGCAGTGCGTGTCGTATGCGGCCATATACAGTTTCGGGTCGGACGAGGGGGATCCGATGAAGTGGAAGTTCGGGATATCTTTGGAGTTTAATAACTCGTACGGCACGGCGGCGTGCCGCGATTGCGAAGCGAGCGGCGGCGCGTGCGGGTACGACGGGCTGGATGAGGCGTTTGCTTGCATTTGTGGGAGTGGCCTCAACAGCACCACCAATTGCTTTGGCCGAG GGTATTCTTGGAGTGGGACATGGGGAGGCCGAGTGCCAGCCAAGATGAGCAGAGGAG GATACTTGCTCTTGTGGATGGTGCTCCTTATTTTAAGTAGATGA